Proteins from a single region of Zhongshania aliphaticivorans:
- a CDS encoding hydroxymyristoyl-ACP dehydratase, with protein sequence MAEQEVIDGERLASLLPHSGAMCLLDKVLSWDERIIHCRAESHRNANNPLRDRGILPIHAGIEYAAQAMAIHGRLCQGQEGGLKIGYLVVLTGVDWYCPRLDDLPEALMIAAERVVAANNGFNYRFSLTHQSKVLLEGQAVVALEEN encoded by the coding sequence GTGGCCGAACAAGAAGTGATTGATGGTGAGCGGCTTGCAAGTTTATTGCCTCACAGTGGTGCCATGTGTTTATTAGACAAGGTGCTTTCATGGGATGAGCGCATTATTCATTGCCGAGCTGAATCTCATCGCAACGCTAATAACCCATTGAGGGATCGAGGCATTTTACCAATACATGCCGGTATTGAGTACGCAGCGCAAGCGATGGCGATACATGGTCGCTTATGCCAAGGTCAGGAGGGTGGGCTAAAGATAGGCTACCTAGTGGTGCTAACCGGTGTTGATTGGTATTGTCCCAGGTTGGATGATTTACCAGAAGCATTAATGATCGCGGCCGAACGAGTAGTGGCGGCCAATAATGGGTTTAATTATCGCTTTAGTCTTACCCATCAGAGCAAGGTGTTATTGGAGGGACAGGCTGTGGTAGCTCTAGAGGAAAACTAA